In Pseudoroseomonas cervicalis, the DNA window CTCCAGCATCAGCACACGATCGGTCTCGGCCCACAGGGCCGGGCGGTGGGCGACGATGATGCGGGTCAGCTTCAGCCCGTGCAGCGTCGCCATCACCCGCTTCTGCGCCGCGCCGTCCAGCGCGCTCATCGCCTCGTCCAGGATCAGCACGGCGGGCGATTGCGCCAGCGCGCGGGCGATCAGGATGCGCTGCACCTGGCTCTGCGAGAAGCCGGCCCCGGCCTCGGTCACGGGCGTGCGCAGCCCCATGGGCAGCGCCTTCAGCTCATCGGCGATGCCGGCCTGCGCGGCGACATGCCAGGCCTCCTCCTCGCCGATGGCGGCGGCGCCGCGGATATTCTCGAAAATGCTGCCCGGGAACAGCCGGCTGTTCTGCAGCACCAGGCCGAGCCGGCGGGTCAGCTGCCGCCGGCCGATGCCGGCCAGATCATGGCCATCCAGCAGCAGCCGCCCCGATTGCGGCGCCTGCAGCCCGGCCAGCAGGCTGAGCAGCGTCGACTTGCCGCTGCCCGAGGGGCCGGCCAGCGCCACGAACTCGCCATCGGCGATGGCGAAGCTGACCTGGTCCAGCGCGCGGCGGGTGCCGTAGAAGAAGCTGACGCCCGCGGCCTCGATGCGGCCCGAGAGCTTCGGCACCGGCGGGCCGGATTGCAGCGGCTCCACCGTGAAGTCGAGCAGCGGGCGGGCCAGCTTGGCCATGGGCAGCAGGCGGATCAGCCCGGCCGTCGCCTGGGCCAGGCCGCGCCCGGCGCGGATCAGCCGGCCCAGCGCCATGACGAAGGCCACCGCCGCGCCGGCGCTGAGGCCGGAGGCGGCGCCGGCATAGGCGAGGGCCGCGAAGCAGGCGGCCAGCAGCAGCGCCTCCCACAGCGGCTCCGCCACCGGCAGGGCGTTGCCGATGCGCGCCGAGCGCATCAGCCGCGACTGGAAGGCGAGGAAATTCTCGCTCCACTGGGTGAAGGCGCGCCGCTCCAGCCGGTTGCCGCGCAGCATCGGCATCAGCCGGATCAGGTCGTGCACGAAGGCGAGGACGATGACGTCCATCCGCTCGCCCTCATAGATCGCCTTGAACTGCAGCCAGCCGACCAAAGCGGTCAGCAGCACCAGCAGCGCCACCATGCCGATGGCGATCAGCCCGGCCTGGGGCGAGATGGCGGCGACCAGCGCGGCGGCGGCCAGACCCTGGAACAGCGCCAGCAGCCCGGCGCTGGCGCCGCTGATGACGGCGCGGCGCAGCTTCTCCACCGTCTCCATCTCGGTGGCCAGGATCAGGCTGGTGTTGCCGCGCAGATCGGCCGGCTGCAGCCGCAGCAGCCGGTCCACCATGGCGGCGTGCAGGGTGAGGCCGGCGCGGCCCTGGGCGCGCAGCTCGGCCAGCTTGCCGATGGCGTGGAAGCCGGTCTCGGCCAGCAGCGCCACCAGCAGCGCCACCAGCAGCTGCGCCAGGAAGGCGGTGTCGGCGGTGTGGACCGCGATATTGGTGATCTGCTGCGAGGCGAGCGGCGGCAGCATGGCCAGCAGCGCCGCCGCCAGGCCGCAGGCGGCGACCAGCAGCAGGTCGGCGGTGGCCGCCTGCAGCCCGAAGCCGAGCAGGTCGCGATAGCGCAGCCTGCCCTGCGGCAGGGTGCGGCAGAAGGCGAACAGCTCCGGCTGCAGCGCGCCCAGCAGGCCCGCATCCAGCCGGCGCGGGCGCTCCAGCCGGCTGCCCGGCACCACCAGATGCCCGCCGAGCGGGCGCGGCCGCAGCAGCAGCGGCGTGGCCTCCCCCTCCGCCGCGGCGGTGAAGGCCAGCAGCGGCCCCTCCCCGTCCAGCGTGGCGCCGGGCTCGCGCTGGAAGCGGCGCAGCCGCAGCCCATGCGCCGCGGCGAAGCGTTCCAGAAATTCGGCCACCGGCTCCTCCGGCAGGCGCGGCACCGGCACCGGCTTGGCGCCGGCCAGCCGGGCCAGCCCCGCCGCCGCCAGGGAGAGCGCATCGCCGGCCTCGGCGCCCGCGCGGTGGAAGCGCCCGCGCAGCAGCGCGCCATAGCCGGCCAGCGTGGCGCGGAAGCCCTCCTCCTGCGCCACCGGCGACGTGGCGGGCGGGGCGTCGAGCGCGCCGGCGATGGCGCGCAGCAGCTGGTCGCTGCGCTCGGCCATGCTGTCCTGGGGCGCGGCCGGCGGCAGGCCGAGGCCGGCGGCCAGCCGCGCCAGCCCCTCCAGCCAGGCCTGCGCCGCCGCGGGATCGAGCCCCGGCAGCAGGGTCAGGGCGCGGCGGGCGCGCAGATGCAGCTCGAGCCCGGGCGGCGCCGGCAGCAGCTGGCTGCCCGGCTCCAGCACCAGCACCAGGCGCAGCCTGCCATCCTCGCCGCGCAGCAGCAGATCGGCCGGGCCGCCCTGCAGACGCAGCGGGCCCAGCCCGGCCAGCGCCAGGCCCTGCCGCGCCGCCAGCGCCGGCGGGCCGGCGGGGCTCCCGGGCGGGGGGGCTATGCGCGCGCTCATGCCGGGGCGCGCGGCGGCGCGGCGGCCGCCTCCGCCGCCTGATAGGCGGCCTCGACATCGAAGGGCAGCAGCCCCTGCTTCTGCAGGAAGAACGCCCGGTCGAGATGGCGGATGGCGCTGGCCCGGTTGGTCAGCAGCACCAGGGTGATGCCGCGGCGGCGCAGATTCTGCAGCAGCCGCGCCTCCACCGCCTCGTCCAGCTGGCTGGTGGCATCGTCCAGCACCAGCAGGCGCGGCGCCTCGACCAGAGCGCGGGCGATGGCCAGGCGCTGCCGCTCGCCACCGCTGAGGCCGCTGCCACCCTCCCCCAGCAGCCCGTCCAGCCCGCCGGGCCGGCCCTCGACCACCGCGGCCAGCTCGGCATCGGCCAGCGCCCGGGCGATGGCGGCGGCGGGGGCGCCCGGATTCCAGCTGGTCAGCGCGTTGCGCAGCGAGCCGGCGGGGAAGAAGGGGCTCTGCTCGACATAGCCGATGCCATTCGCCCCGGCCTGCCAGGCCGGGCCGCCGGGGCCCGCCACCTCGAACAGCAGCCGGCCCTCGCGCGGCGGCAGCAGCCCGGCCAGCAGCGCGGCCAGGGTGGTCTTGCCGCTGGCGGCGCCGCCCATGATGCCGACCGCCTCGCCCGGCGCCAGCCGCAGCTGCAGCCCGGCGAAGAGCGGCGCGGCATTCGGATGCGCATAGCCCACCCCCTGCAGCCACAGCCCGCCGGTGGCGGGCGGCGGCTCGGCCTCGGGGGCCGGCGCGGCGGGCGCGTCCAGCACATCGCCCAGCCGGCCCAGCGCGGCATTGGCCTGGCCGAGCGCCGTGCCGATGCCGGTGAAGGCGCCGAGCGCCGCCGAGAACAGCCCGGCCAGCGCCAGGAACCCCACCAGCGTGCCCACCGTCAGCTCGGTCTCCATGACCAGCAGCGCGCCGGCGCCGAGCACCGCCAGCGTCATGACGCGGCTGCTGGCATAGGGCAGCATGGAGAGCAGCTGCAGCGTGCGGCCGCTGCGCTGCTCGGCATTCATCAGCCGGATCTCGGCCTCGACCATGCGGTTGAACAGCACCGTCTCGCCGCCGCCGGCGCGCGCCTGCTCCAGCAGCGCGGCCCCCTGCACCGCGGCCGCATGCGCCTGGCCGGAGATCATCTGCAGCTGCCCCGCCTCCTCCCGCACCCGGCGCGACAGGGCGCGCAGCAGCAGCAGCTCGGCCAGGGCCAGCGCCACCACCAGCGCGGTCAGCAGCGGCTCGTAGAGCAGCATGATGGCGGCATAGCCCAGCATGGCCAGGCCATTGACCAGCAGCTGCACCACCGGCCCCGACACCGCCTGGGCCAGCTGGGCTGCGAATTGCGTGCGGGTCGAGATCTCGACGGCGCTGCGGCGGGTGAAGAAATCCTGCGGCAGGGCGAAGAGCCGCCAGACGAAGCGGGCCGAGACCACGGCATTCACCTTGGTGCGCAGCAGCAGCAGGCTGCGCTGATAGGCGGCGCTCAGCAGCGCGTTGAAGGCGCCGAGCGCCACCAGCGCGCCGAGCAGCGGCAGCAGCCAATCGGCATGGCCCTGCACCAGGTAATCGTCGACGAAGATCTGGATCAGCCCGGGCAGCAGCGCGCCGAGGAAGACCAGCATCAGGCTGGTCAGCACGATGGCGGCGAAGGCGGCGGCGGACCCCTCCAGCTGCGGCAGCAGCCGGCGCAGCACCGGACGCGGCGCGGCGGTGCGGCGGAACCCGGGCCCGGGCGCGAAGCTCAGCGTGATGCCGGTGAAGGCGCTGCCGAATTCCTCCGCCCCCACCCGCCTGCGGCCATGCGCCGGGTCGTTGATGACGTAGCCGCCGCCGCGCACCGCCTCCAGCACGACGAAATGGTCGAAATTCCAGAACAGGATCTGCGGCAGGGGCAGGCTGGCCAGCGCCTCAGGGTCGCGGCGATAGGCCTCGGCGGTCAGGCCGCGGGCGCGGGCGGCGGCCAGCAGATCGGCGGCCGAGGTGCCATCGCGCGAGACGCCGCAGCTGTCGCGCAGGCTGTCCAGGCTCTCCCACCGGCCATGCGCGGCCAGCACCATGGCCAGGCAGGCGGCGCCGCATTCGGCGGCCTCCATCTGCAGGATGGTCGGCACGCGGCGGCGCCCGGCCAGGCGCCTCATCGGCGGGACCGGCCGGCCGGCCGCGCCGCCGCCTCAGCGTCGGTGGCCGCCATGGCCGTGGGCGAGGCCGGCGGCACGCGCCCTCAGTGCCGCGGCCCGGCGGGAGGCTCGGCGCCGCCGATGGCGAGCTGGCTGCGCAGCATGTCGAACCCCGCCGCCACCTGCTCCTCCGTGGCGCGGCCGGCCATCGCCGCCTGTTCCACCGCGCCGCAGGCGGCCATCAGCACCGTGTCCGGATAGGCGGGCGGCTTGTCGCCGCGGCGCTCGGCCAGCTGCTTCTCCAGGTCGATCACGGTGAGGAAGGCGGTGATGCGGTTCTTGCCCTCGTTCAGCGCATTCTCGAAATAGCTCACCGTCAGGCGGCGGCGCGCCTGCAGATAGGCGTCCTGGATGGCCTGCTCGGGCGGGGTGCCGTCCACCACGGCCTGCACCAGGGGCTCCTTGGCCAGCACGTTCAGCCAGCCGGCCTGGGATTCGGACCAGCCTTCCAGCCGGGCGCGCGCCAGGATCTGCTCGCGCGACAGCGCATCCAGCTTGCGCAGCGCCTCGGCCATGCGCGCTTCCTTCGCCGTGTCGCCCTGCGGTCCTTCGGTCGGGTCGGTCATCGCTCAGCTCTCTCGTTCTTGCGGCGGTGCGGGCGGATCAGCTGAAGAAGCCGGTGATGGCCGACCAGGCATAGATGCCGACGGCCGCGGGCAGCAGGACCGGGTTCTCCTCGAGAACGTGGTTCGCCTTCTCGATGTTCTGGGCGGCCTTCTCGTAGCTGCCCTTGATCTCGATGTCGTAGGTGCCGCCGATGCCGAGATAGCCGCCGATGCCGAGCTTGATGTCCACCTCGCCATCCTTGATCGTGACATCGGGCTCGAACTTCACGCCGATGGCGCCGGCCTTGAAATGCCCGGTGGCGCTGGCGCCGTGCCCGTCATCGGTGAAGCCGCCGGCCGAGACATCGGCGCCGACGCCGAGGCTGGCCTCCGCCCCGCCGCCGATCTTGGCCTTCACCACCCCCTTGGTCGGGTCGAAGGTGACCTCCGCCTCGGCATGGGCGGAGGCGCGGGCCTCGGCGAAGACGGTGGCGCTGACGGTGGTGGTGACATCGCCCACCTTCACATCCACCGCGCCGGTGGCCGAGACGCTGATCTCGGCCTTCGCCTCGACCTTGGCGACCAGCCCGTCATAGCCGAGATGGAAACCCGCCTCCGCCCCCACCGAGCCCTGCGCGGCGACGGTGACCGAGCCGGTCACCTCGGCATCGCCGATGCCGACCGAGGCGGAGGCCCCGGCCTCGGCATGCGCCTCCGCCTTGGCCGAGGCCTCGGCATAGATGCCGGCGGCATTGACGCTGAAGCTCGCCTCGCCGCCGGCGCTCGCCTCGGCATAGGTCTTGGTGGCGGTGCCGGAGATCAGCTTGCCATCGGCGTCGCGCGCCTCGGTGATGACGTGCTCGCCCGCCTCGGCCTTGACCGCGTGGATGATGCGGCCGCCGCTGCCGAGCTCCGAGCTCCAGCTCTCGCTGCCGCTGGTCTCGGTGGTCTGCGCCAGGCTGTGCTGGGTGCGCACCTTGCCATCCTCGAGCTTCACCGGGTCGGCATCGGTGACGCCGCCGGAGGTGACGCGCTCATGGATGGTGTTGCTGTAATTGTCATGCGCCTTGGCATCGGCGCGCGC includes these proteins:
- a CDS encoding ATP-binding cassette domain-containing protein, encoding MSARIAPPPGSPAGPPALAARQGLALAGLGPLRLQGGPADLLLRGEDGRLRLVLVLEPGSQLLPAPPGLELHLRARRALTLLPGLDPAAAQAWLEGLARLAAGLGLPPAAPQDSMAERSDQLLRAIAGALDAPPATSPVAQEEGFRATLAGYGALLRGRFHRAGAEAGDALSLAAAGLARLAGAKPVPVPRLPEEPVAEFLERFAAAHGLRLRRFQREPGATLDGEGPLLAFTAAAEGEATPLLLRPRPLGGHLVVPGSRLERPRRLDAGLLGALQPELFAFCRTLPQGRLRYRDLLGFGLQAATADLLLVAACGLAAALLAMLPPLASQQITNIAVHTADTAFLAQLLVALLVALLAETGFHAIGKLAELRAQGRAGLTLHAAMVDRLLRLQPADLRGNTSLILATEMETVEKLRRAVISGASAGLLALFQGLAAAALVAAISPQAGLIAIGMVALLVLLTALVGWLQFKAIYEGERMDVIVLAFVHDLIRLMPMLRGNRLERRAFTQWSENFLAFQSRLMRSARIGNALPVAEPLWEALLLAACFAALAYAGAASGLSAGAAVAFVMALGRLIRAGRGLAQATAGLIRLLPMAKLARPLLDFTVEPLQSGPPVPKLSGRIEAAGVSFFYGTRRALDQVSFAIADGEFVALAGPSGSGKSTLLSLLAGLQAPQSGRLLLDGHDLAGIGRRQLTRRLGLVLQNSRLFPGSIFENIRGAAAIGEEEAWHVAAQAGIADELKALPMGLRTPVTEAGAGFSQSQVQRILIARALAQSPAVLILDEAMSALDGAAQKRVMATLHGLKLTRIIVAHRPALWAETDRVLMLEGGALVANGPPRDVLSPPPQAAPP
- a CDS encoding cysteine peptidase family C39 domain-containing protein; protein product: MRRLAGRRRVPTILQMEAAECGAACLAMVLAAHGRWESLDSLRDSCGVSRDGTSAADLLAAARARGLTAEAYRRDPEALASLPLPQILFWNFDHFVVLEAVRGGGYVINDPAHGRRRVGAEEFGSAFTGITLSFAPGPGFRRTAAPRPVLRRLLPQLEGSAAAFAAIVLTSLMLVFLGALLPGLIQIFVDDYLVQGHADWLLPLLGALVALGAFNALLSAAYQRSLLLLRTKVNAVVSARFVWRLFALPQDFFTRRSAVEISTRTQFAAQLAQAVSGPVVQLLVNGLAMLGYAAIMLLYEPLLTALVVALALAELLLLRALSRRVREEAGQLQMISGQAHAAAVQGAALLEQARAGGGETVLFNRMVEAEIRLMNAEQRSGRTLQLLSMLPYASSRVMTLAVLGAGALLVMETELTVGTLVGFLALAGLFSAALGAFTGIGTALGQANAALGRLGDVLDAPAAPAPEAEPPPATGGLWLQGVGYAHPNAAPLFAGLQLRLAPGEAVGIMGGAASGKTTLAALLAGLLPPREGRLLFEVAGPGGPAWQAGANGIGYVEQSPFFPAGSLRNALTSWNPGAPAAAIARALADAELAAVVEGRPGGLDGLLGEGGSGLSGGERQRLAIARALVEAPRLLVLDDATSQLDEAVEARLLQNLRRRGITLVLLTNRASAIRHLDRAFFLQKQGLLPFDVEAAYQAAEAAAAPPRAPA